The Nicotiana tomentosiformis chromosome 2, ASM39032v3, whole genome shotgun sequence genome includes the window GGTGGTTTTTAGATGTGGGATTTTGACGAGGAACTAATGTTAGTTGGACTGATATTTATAGGGGCCAACTAAGATGAGATTTTGTACTAGTAATTCAGTCTTTAATCAGCCAGGCACAAAATAACTTTTGGCCTAAGTTGCTCTAAATAAATTTCTAGGTGCCTTAATATACTTAATTGATACTGCTAAAATATAGAATTAAATTATACGTGCATAAATAACAGTCATTGATGTGTGCATGCATGGTCTGAGCTTAATTACTAAACACAAAACAAATTAAAACAATATTctgataatttaattttttatttttactatatatatatatatatatatatatatatatatatatatatacacatactttTGAAGTAGTCTTTCATTAAGTTATATCAATATCAGAATAAATAAAACTCTGCACGTGCATGCTTATGCCTACGTGTTAGTTCATCATTGATCGCGGTGCAAATTAAAACTTCGTCCAACCATAGTTTCCTAGTTTCCGAAGAATAAAGTGACAGCgcgttctatatatatatatatatatatatatatatatatatatatatatatatatatatgatcgcCAAATTTGATGCCCCAACTTATATTTTATTGTAGCATATTACGTTATTCAATTGCATTCGAAATGTATCTATTGTTGTTCTTTATCATGTTTTACATTTCAAGAGTTTAGTCTCACTAGATTGCTAACAGGAATTAAATGAATTGGAGAAAATTTGAAGTTCCCAAAGAACATTAGATTATTACTATATAGAATCCAACGCAAACAAAGCCTCAATTAAAATATTGCTAACAGGAATTAAACGGATAAAGATACTCGTTGACCGCAAATGCACCAAAATCTACCAATAAGCCCAAATTTTGTCAGTTTTTTGAAATCGATCCCCATCATTTAGATTTAGATCCTAAAAACACAACGGACCAAAGTCGTATTGATTAATAATAATTGCAATTACTATGCAGTATATAAGGTTCGTACTCTCCAAAATGTTTATTAGTCTTTGTCTGTTAATAAAATGATTGAGGTATTAGTTGAGAGGTTATAAAGAATCTGACAGTCTGTGTTCAAAACAGGAAAATTTTGGTAAGAGGTGCATGTTAATTAAATAAGATTCCCTTTAATTTGTTTTTAAAGCTCGTAGTAACCTGCAATTGAATTAATTTACAGACACGCACCACTAAAATTTGCAATGGGATGGATAAAATCCCTCCACTCGTAAATAAAAGTCTCAAATTCGAGTTATGGAAGTAGAATCCGGATTAGTCAGATCCAATGAGAATATTAAAAACCGAGTAAAAATTATACAGACACGCGTAGTGCTGCAAAAGATccaaatgatttgtgatgactctATATATATACTTTGCAAATGATGCATTGAACTCCAATCAAGACCTATTTCTGGTAATCTTGTACAAACCAAATTCCTCTCCGTGATTTGCCGTTGTTCCTTCTATCATTATGCTTTTGAGTTTTGTGAGTTTTTCTACTCCATGTGCAAAAGCCTCCTACTATTTAAGAGAAGTTTTCGTGTTGATTACATATTTTATTCTACATGCCAAAGTCGATCTGATTGACGAATCGATTTGAGAGATAAGAGCTGATATAGCTTATTGGTAATGAGTGTAACGATAATACTCACATCATACTAACTCCTCTTTGTTTTATAGGTTTGCCTAAGTTCGATCTTAGGCCTTTGGAAGGGAACGAGGACGTATCCTAGTCCGTTGATCCCCCCATTACGGGACAGCCGGGGGCTGCCGCGGAGgaaaagaaggaaaggaaaagaaaagcttTGGGCTCCCCGGGTCCTGAGGTGAAATCAAAGAAGAGGGTGGCTCGCAAGCCCAAGAAGAGCACCAGCTCCAGGGTGCCAGACTCCGATTCGCTTCTCCAGCTCAGGGATGAGCCGGAAGAAAACGACATTTTTATTATCCACGGATCGCCCCCTCCCGGGGAGCAGGAGGCAGCCGAGGGGGAGACTCGTGAGGCCGACCTCCCTCAGATTCGAGAGGTCGACATGGAGACCGGGGGTGGGACCCCCCGAGATGCTGGCCCACTCCGAAGGAAGCGCCCAATGTAATAGAGATTATAAGGGCGCCCTCCTACACTGAGTCCATGCTCGAGGAGGCCCAAGCAGGGAAAGAGAAATCCAATAAAGGGGTTCATGGCGTGGATGATCCTCTTCATTCTTTCTTTGATGGCGTAGATTCGTCTACTTTGGAAGATTTTTCTAGGCTGGGAGACCTGGAAGACCTGAAGAAGGATACATCATCAGAAGCTGGAGACGAGTTTGAGCCCAAAACTGATTAATTAGTTCCTTGCTCTGAGTGTGGACCTCGGTCGCAAGAGATCGGTTATCCTCACTGTtctggaggatgcccgggttttaTCTGTTCCCGTGAGAGTAGCCAGTTACCTCCGATGCATGACGATCgaggaggaccaggaaaaaatgAAAAAGGTGGACGTGCCGTGTCTTTTCAACGAGGTGCAGCAGGCGCTGAACTGGGTAAGGCGTCATTACATCTTTTTGAAATTTACTTAGGTTTGGATATTTCTCACGACTTTCTTTGTTTTGaaggcctcggtacttcatcatGAAAGATTCCTCCGGTACTGTGTCAAGGTCAATCAACTCGAGCTTGAGCTCAAGGAGCAGGCTCAGAAAAGGGATACGTACAAGATCCTCATCGAGCAACAAGACGGGGTCATTAAGGACCTTCAGGCCGAGCTGGATAGAGCTCAGAAAGAGGCATCGGTCCTGAGGCATGAGCATGCCGATTTGGTTAAAAAGGTAAATGTCTTTGAAGTTATAAACGAGGAACTAGTCGTAGTGGCTAATGACAAAATATCGCAGGTCCAGCAGAAGATCGACCAAATCGACCAACTCCGAAAGGAGATGGATGAGATCCAAGTCATGCTCGATGGGTGGAAGAGCAAGATTGATATGCTGGCCTCAGAGAAGGAAACCGCCTAGGCAAAGCTGTCTTCAGTAGAGGTTCAACATCGGGTGGTGAAGGAGAAGGCTGATAAACAGGCTTAGCTAAATGAAGATCTCCGAGCACAACTGAGCTCGGCCTCCGCAGAACAGGATGCCCTTGGTAGAGAGCTCGAAACAACAAGGTCCAAGCTGGAGAAAACCTCTTCCGATGCCAAAGAAATAgtggcccaatacaaggccgaTATTGAAGCAGCAAAGGTCCTCCTGAAGACCAATACCGAATATGTGAGGCGTGTGCCTCGAACGGAGACCCTCGAAGAAATTCACGCCCGAGGCTTCGATTTGTCGGCCGAGATTAAGGAAGAAATAAAGCTCGAGGCCAAGGCAAAGAAACTTTTCGAGCCCGAAGGTGCAGAGGGATCCGAAGGCTCCGGTGGTTCTGGCGGCGAATCGGGCACCGACGAAGATCAGGCATAAATGCCTCAGAACTTTTTTAGTTCTTGTATTgtgtatattttttatttattttgatgtcattttttattggcctttgtaaagacattCCGGAATATATAAATTTTTCCTTTTTGGCAATTTCAAGTCTCTACTTCATTAGCATCTTTTCATAATTTCTATTCTTGCAAATGCCTTAACATAGAATCTAATGTAGTAATAAGTCATTTGTTTTTCGGAGGTCCGAACAGAGCCTGACTTCGATGCAATTTTTATTTGCTCGAAGCTTTGAAAACTCGGAGAGACCGGAATTTTTCCTAAGATGCTTAAGTATTTTTAGACGAtgcttttgccgagggtaaccttttggcaggttttgaatttttattgaaggccttatgttttgatcaCGGGTTttagacgtctccgagccgtttttAGGGTTGTCATAGCATTTTAGGTTTAGGCACTACGTAATGGTTTTTGTGCTTTGGGGATTTGATAGCCTGAGTTTCCCGAACGTATTTcagacgacagtccccgagtgggggtagcccttgggctcgataatCCCCGCATAGGGATATTCCTTAGGCTCGGGTAGGGGTAGCCATTGGGCTTGATAGTCCCCGAAtagggatagcccttaggctcgatgcTTTAAGAGGAAAAAATACGTAATAGCAAGGTGGAAccattctttcatttttgtgtGTAAACTACATGATCGAAAGCATGTAAAAACTTGTATTATGGCTAAAGTGGCCTACGCGGGTACTAttcacttgaccgtttggccTTTACAATAAATCCTACCCACCAAGCCTAGGTTGTTTAAGTATAAAGTTGTTTTCTTTTCTTGCTAAGAAGCTTAACcagagggtgatggcccccagtattcgaggtcgatcttgagagggctcggatactattAATTCAACCATTGACTCCGATTTAAAACTGGTcttcgaatctaagttagcacgatttactattgcctcgttaaaaaccttgcaggAAAACccttttgggacaaaaccggttcaagaaaaaaagagtgtTACGCGTGATTTAagacctaatagtcacattctTCTTTGgtcgttgcctgcaagtgttagtccgattCATAATTTTATAAAAAGCTAAATGAgatcgtaccttagtagtagtaccgttttaagtgcttcacgttccagttgttcggtagttgtgcATCGTTTCCTGTTTCGAGCTGTAATCTCGATGACTCGATatagtccttcccaattcggcccAGCTTCCCCTCGTTCTGATTCTGGGTATGTagtgttacttttcttaacactaagtccacGATCTTGAAGTATTGGAGGTTGGCTtttcggttgtaatatctttctatctgTTATTTCTGGGCGACCAACCGGACTAGGGCGGCCtcgcgcctttcatccaatagttccaggctcatgCTCATGGCCTCACTATTTGATTCTTCTGTCGCATATCAGAACCCgaggctcggttctcccacttTGATCGGTATTAGCGCTTCAAGGTTGTATGGTATGCCCTCAAGACTTCGGGCACAATTTCTTTCCActtccctttggcatcggtcaatctctttttcaagttttggagtatggtcttgtttgtagattctgcttgtccgttcctactagggtgatagggtgtggagagtatctttttaattttgtggtcttcgaaaaacttgtttaccttgctgccgatgaattctTTCCCAttatcgcacacgatctcggcaggtatcccgaaccggcatattatgtggtcccaaataaagttaatgacttctttttcccggaCTTTATCGAATTcttgagcttcgacccatttagagaaataatcagtcttaaacagtatgaattgagccttaccaggtgcccatgtaggggaccgacgatgtccattccccatttcatgaatgaccatgggGACAAGACCGAATGAAGTAGCTCTCTAGGTTGATGGATCATCAGTGTGTGTCTTTGGCAGTCGTCGCATCTTCGTACAAAGTCatttgcatctttctccatgtcgatctagTCATAGCGGGccctgattatcttacgaactaAAGATTCTGCCCCATAATGGTTTCCGCAGgtgccttcatggacttctctcaaaacatattcggtatctcccggtcccaagcaTATGACGAGCGGGCCGTCGAATGTTCTTCTAACATAGTCCTTTCAGACAGGCTGAACCTGGCCTCCTTCGTgcgtagagctctcgattctttaggatccgggGGCAACTTCCCAGTATTCAaatagtctatgtatttgtttctccaatcccaagttaaacgtgttgagtttatttcggcatgaccttcctccactaccgattttatgagttgtacgaccattCCTGAGCTGAATTGATCCTCATCAACCGATAACCCCAAGTTAGCCAAAGAATCGGTctcgctattttgatctcggggtacGTGATGTGGGGTCCACTCCTTGAATTGATGCAGCATTACCTATAATATGTTTAAATACATTCGCATTCGTTCGTCTTTTACTTCGAACGACCctttgacttgatttaccataaGGAGGGAGTCGTAGTTGGCTTCGACCACCTCCGCCCCAAGgtttttagccaattcgagacctgcaatcatggcctcatactcggcctcattgttagttaattttacatttctaatagattgcctaactacgttACCCGTAGGCGACTTCagcacgatgccaagtccggacccttttgcgttcgagacaccgtccgtaaagagggtctagaCCCCCTAGGAAGTCCCCGaggataacaataattcctttttGACTTCGGGTCTTAAGGCCGACGTAAATTatagtcggccacgaagtctgccaaattTTATGATTTGATGGCAGTTCGGGGTCGATTTTCGATATTGTACCTGCTAATTTCTACGACCCATTTAGCCAACTAGCccaaaagctcgggtttgtgcattatgttccttagtgggtaagaagttacgacacatatgggggtGGCATTAAAAATATGACTTTAACTTTTTGGAGgctcttagcaaagcgagcgccaatttttccatgTGAGGATTCCttatttcggcctcgcctagagttctactaacataatagatagaaaattgcgtaccttcctcttctcggACTAAGACTTGACTTACCACTAcctcggataccgctaagtacaggtacaactgctTATCCGCCTTCGGAGTATGGAGCAagggtggactcgaaaggtatcgtttgagttcttctaaagcttgttggcatttcggggtcaAAGATAAGTTATTCTtattcttcaataatgagaagaaccggTGGCTCTTATCGGAAGACCTCGATATGAAGCAGCCCAGGGAGGCTATGCGCTCGACTAgcctttgaacggccttgacactgtccaccacggtgatgtcttctatagctttgattttatcgtgATTGTTCTCAAtccctcggttggacaccatgaatccaaggaatttTCCGGATCCGACCCTGAATGtatatttctccgggttcagcttcatattgtatctcTTTAGTATGttaaaggtttcctgcaaatgtttcaaatggtcatttgctcgcagggacttaactaacatgtcgtcaatataaacttctattgactttcctatttgttcttcgaacatccgatttactagacGTTGATAGGTGGCACCGGCGATCTTTAGTCCgaacgacattacgttataacaataagtgccgaatttagtgataaaggaagttttttcttgatcgcccgTGCCCACCaggatttggttgtacctggaataggcgtcgagaaagctgagtatctcgtgcccgaCCGTCGCATCGATCATGAGATCGATGTTAGGCataggaaaagagtccttagggcatgccctgttcaagtctttgtaatctacgcacattcttaacttattcccctttttagacactaccactacgttagctaaccaatccgggtacttaacttcccgaatggaacctattttaaggagtttggatagctcgtctttgatgaatgcatgcttgactacGGACTGAGGactcctcttctgtttaaccgggtagaacttcggatccaagctcagcttatgagtggttatttctggcgggatccctgtcatatcaagatgggaccaaggaaataatctatgttagttataaggaattcaatgagtttttttctgAGCTCGAGAGTTAAACCTGTGCCCATGTATACCTTCCGATCTggcaagtgttcgatcaatatgacttgctgtagctcctcgaccgttgattttaTGGCATCAGAATCATGAGGGGTGATGAACGACCTAGGGAttccgtaatcatcatcctcgcctgcTTCTTGCTTCTCCAGTTCGGTCGGGGCCGGTAttggtgattgctatttagtttcttccttcctaaccGACTTCgtgttctttgatgtcgagagtgcgGACAGCGAaatcacctcatcgaccgcgaacatttcttttgcggttgACTGCTCCCCGTAAACCGTCTTGATTCCTCCCAGTGTGGGGAACTTCAGTGCCCGGTGTAGTGTCGATGGTACtgtcctcatgttgtgaatccatggtctacCGAATAGAACATTATATGTCATATCCTCCTTGATCACATAGAATTTTGTTTCCTGAATGGTCTCGGTTGTGTTCACTGGTAGGGTTATTTCCCCTTTAGTagtttcgcatgccatgttgaatcctttCAAAACCCGGTCTAccggcactatttggtcttgtagacccaactGCTCTACTACCCTAATTGTTTGGCTCGCAACCGAGCCCGAACTCGGTACTACTACTGGTTTGGCCATTTATTCTATCTTTAATTTGAATCATTTAACGCTgctaatcacttgtattgaattggt containing:
- the LOC104106895 gene encoding uncharacterized protein produces the protein MTIEEDQEKMKKVDVPCLFNEVQQALNWASVLHHERFLRYCVKVNQLELELKEQAQKRDTYKILIEQQDGVIKDLQAELDRAQKEASVLRHEHADLVKKVQQKIDQIDQLRKEMDEIQVMLDGWKSKIDMLASEKETA